A portion of the Bacteroidota bacterium genome contains these proteins:
- the flhA gene encoding flagellar biosynthesis protein FlhA, with protein MEAAAQTVDAPRSGSPFDLIRKNSDIVLAAGVILILALMILPIPAMLLDVLLALNITGAILILLVSMYINGPLELSVFPGLLLLLTIFRLSLNVASTRLILGEGYAGEVINAFGSFVVKGNYVVGFVIFLILVLIQFIVIVKGAGRISEVAARFTLDAMPGKQMAIDADMNAGLINEVEARERRAQIAREAEFFGAMDGASKFVKGDAIAGLLINVINILGGFIIGVAQRGLSFTDSLHNYTLLTVGDGLVTQIPALVVATAAGMVVTRGGSGTQLDKEIRQQLFGRPKALLIASGALFLFAVVPGLPTIPFLLLSGLAGSAGYVTMKNKPVKKKPAPAPPAAEKKEERVEDYVQVDSLELEIGYGLISLVDNAQGGDLFNRITNIRKQLALELGIVIPPVRVRDNLQLEPNQYVVKIRGNVVATDRLVMDRLLAMNAAGGEEHIDGISVKEPAFGLPALWIRSNEREHAEISGYTVVEPSAVLSTHLQEILRRNADKILGRQDTKKLIENLKKDYPAVVEDLTPELLPTGTVQKVLQNLLKEGIPIRDLVTILESLVDYARVTRNVDVLTEYVRHSLSETIAHMYRDQKGVIRAIVLGPRLEQLITNALQNQRESSPSLGLSPAMIESIHKGLTEKVEQSIASGLRPIVLCAATVRTYLYRLIHTAFPAVVVLSFTELPAETEIEFTGKLEINHEN; from the coding sequence ATGGAAGCAGCGGCCCAAACAGTTGACGCACCCAGAAGCGGATCCCCGTTCGATCTGATCCGGAAGAACAGCGACATCGTCCTTGCAGCCGGCGTCATTCTTATCCTTGCGTTGATGATCCTTCCGATTCCCGCCATGCTGCTCGACGTTCTCTTGGCTCTCAACATCACCGGGGCGATTCTGATCCTTCTTGTCTCAATGTATATCAATGGTCCGCTGGAACTCTCGGTATTCCCGGGCTTGCTCCTTTTGCTGACGATTTTCCGTCTTTCGTTGAACGTGGCTTCCACGCGCCTCATCCTTGGCGAAGGCTATGCGGGAGAAGTGATCAACGCATTCGGATCGTTCGTGGTAAAAGGGAATTATGTCGTCGGGTTCGTGATCTTTCTGATCCTCGTGTTGATCCAGTTCATCGTCATCGTCAAAGGCGCGGGAAGAATTTCTGAAGTGGCGGCCCGGTTCACCCTCGACGCCATGCCCGGAAAGCAGATGGCCATCGATGCCGATATGAATGCCGGGCTGATCAACGAGGTGGAAGCCCGCGAACGCCGCGCTCAGATCGCCCGTGAAGCCGAGTTCTTCGGCGCCATGGACGGCGCGAGCAAATTTGTCAAAGGGGATGCGATTGCCGGACTGCTGATCAACGTGATCAATATTCTCGGCGGGTTCATCATCGGCGTCGCGCAGCGAGGATTGTCGTTTACGGACTCGCTGCACAACTATACGCTCCTGACGGTCGGCGATGGGCTCGTCACCCAAATCCCTGCTCTTGTTGTGGCGACGGCGGCTGGCATGGTCGTTACCCGGGGAGGTTCCGGGACCCAGCTGGACAAAGAGATCCGTCAGCAGTTGTTCGGCCGGCCGAAAGCGCTCCTCATTGCGTCCGGCGCTCTTTTTCTGTTCGCCGTCGTTCCGGGTCTGCCGACGATTCCGTTCCTTCTTCTTTCGGGGCTGGCCGGATCCGCCGGCTATGTCACCATGAAAAATAAGCCGGTCAAAAAGAAACCCGCTCCCGCCCCTCCCGCCGCTGAAAAGAAGGAAGAGCGCGTCGAGGACTATGTGCAGGTCGATTCGCTTGAGCTTGAGATCGGGTACGGATTGATCTCTCTCGTGGACAATGCGCAAGGAGGGGACCTTTTCAACCGCATAACCAACATCCGCAAGCAGCTTGCGCTTGAGCTCGGCATCGTGATTCCCCCCGTCCGCGTGCGCGACAATCTGCAGCTCGAGCCGAACCAGTATGTCGTGAAGATCCGTGGAAACGTCGTTGCGACCGACCGTCTGGTCATGGACCGCCTCCTTGCGATGAACGCCGCAGGCGGCGAAGAGCACATCGACGGCATCTCGGTGAAGGAACCTGCGTTTGGCTTGCCGGCGCTGTGGATACGGTCGAACGAACGAGAGCATGCCGAGATCAGCGGCTACACCGTTGTCGAGCCTTCAGCGGTTCTCTCAACTCACCTGCAGGAGATCTTGCGCCGGAACGCGGATAAGATCTTGGGAAGACAAGACACTAAAAAACTGATCGAGAATTTGAAGAAAGATTACCCGGCCGTCGTCGAAGACCTGACCCCGGAGCTTTTGCCGACCGGCACCGTGCAAAAAGTTCTTCAGAATCTTCTCAAGGAAGGGATACCGATTCGCGACCTTGTGACCATTCTGGAATCGCTCGTCGATTATGCGCGTGTCACGAGGAATGTCGACGTCCTGACGGAGTATGTGCGGCATTCTCTTTCCGAGACGATCGCCCACATGTACCGCGATCAAAAAGGCGTCATCCGCGCGATCGTTCTCGGACCGAGGCTTGAACAGTTGATCACCAATGCCCTGCAGAACCAGCGGGAAAGCAGTCCGAGCCTCGGCCTTTCGCCGGCGATGATCGAATCCATTCACAAAGGACTAACGGAAAAAGTCGAGCAGTCGATCGCTTCGGGGCTTCGTCCGATCGTGCTCTGCGCAGCTACCGTACGGACATATTTATACCGTTTGATTCATACAGCATTTCCGGCCGTTGTCGTTCTGTCGTTTACGGAATTACCGGCTGAAACAGAAATTGAATTCACAGGAAAATTGGAGATAAACCATGAGAATTAA
- the flhB gene encoding flagellar biosynthesis protein FlhB: protein MAEDAVSSQEKTEEATPHKREESRKKGSVARSLEMNSAFILVFGLLILYFGGAALASSIASLTQSVLSNSATITISKESVHYYSVQGILACLYLLAPVLIGLLVVGFAASVAQVGFYFSPEALAVKWNKLNPFTGMQKVMISRRAMAEMLKNLMKVVIIALVGYFSVSGAMGDTLSLMDGDVRGILTFLVSASLSAGFKMGLAFLALALFDYLFQRFEFERDIRMTKQEVKEDTKMTEGDPLVRGRIRSVQKQIAYKRMMHDVPKADVVVTNPTHVAVALKYEAGKMDAPRVVAKGAELIAQRIKEIAREHKVPIVEDKVLARALYSSVDIGEAIPEKLFQAVAQLLAYIFRMRNSKYTYKPY, encoded by the coding sequence ATGGCTGAAGACGCGGTTTCATCACAGGAAAAGACAGAAGAAGCGACTCCGCACAAGCGCGAAGAGAGCAGAAAGAAGGGTTCCGTTGCCCGCAGCTTGGAAATGAACTCGGCGTTTATTCTTGTCTTTGGCCTGCTCATCCTTTACTTCGGAGGGGCCGCCCTCGCGTCCAGCATTGCCTCGTTGACGCAATCGGTCCTCTCGAATTCCGCTACGATCACAATATCGAAAGAAAGCGTCCACTATTATTCAGTTCAGGGAATTCTTGCATGTCTTTATCTGCTTGCTCCGGTGCTGATCGGACTGCTCGTCGTCGGTTTTGCGGCGAGTGTAGCGCAGGTAGGGTTCTATTTTTCGCCGGAAGCGCTCGCCGTAAAATGGAACAAGCTGAATCCATTTACCGGCATGCAGAAAGTCATGATTTCACGGCGCGCGATGGCCGAAATGCTGAAGAACTTGATGAAGGTGGTCATTATCGCCCTCGTCGGATATTTCTCCGTCTCCGGCGCAATGGGCGATACCCTCTCGCTGATGGACGGCGATGTCCGGGGGATCCTGACATTCCTCGTCAGTGCTTCGCTTTCTGCCGGTTTCAAGATGGGGCTGGCCTTCTTGGCCCTCGCATTGTTCGATTATCTCTTCCAGAGATTCGAGTTTGAAAGAGATATCAGAATGACCAAGCAGGAAGTGAAGGAAGACACGAAGATGACCGAAGGAGATCCGCTGGTGCGGGGGCGCATCAGGTCCGTGCAAAAGCAGATCGCCTACAAACGGATGATGCATGATGTTCCGAAAGCGGATGTCGTCGTGACGAACCCGACACACGTTGCGGTTGCGCTGAAGTATGAGGCGGGAAAAATGGACGCACCAAGAGTCGTCGCGAAAGGGGCGGAATTGATCGCCCAGCGGATCAAGGAGATCGCCCGGGAGCATAAGGTGCCTATCGTAGAGGACAAGGTCCTCGCCCGCGCGCTGTATTCATCCGTCGATATCGGCGAAGCGATCCCGGAAAAACTCTTCCAGGCAGTGGCGCAGCTGCTTGCCTATATTTTCCGGATGAGGAATTCAAAGTACACCTATAAACCGTACTAA
- a CDS encoding TIGR02530 family flagellar biosynthesis protein, translated as MDGLKERPAIAVPEERSFETVLSKELNGLKFSKHAQQRLDSRNIQLSDDDMANLSSAVTKADEKGAKDSLVLMREMAFVVSVKNRTVITAMDSANMKDNVFTNIDSAIIAS; from the coding sequence ATGGATGGTTTGAAGGAACGTCCGGCAATTGCGGTGCCGGAAGAGCGTTCATTCGAAACCGTTCTCTCGAAGGAATTGAACGGGCTGAAATTTTCCAAACATGCACAGCAGCGGCTCGACTCGCGGAACATCCAGTTAAGCGACGACGATATGGCCAATCTCTCGAGCGCTGTCACGAAGGCCGATGAGAAAGGAGCGAAGGATTCTTTGGTCCTGATGCGGGAAATGGCGTTCGTCGTGAGCGTCAAGAATCGGACGGTCATTACCGCAATGGACAGCGCGAACATGAAGGACAACGTGTTCACGAACATCGACAGCGCAATTATTGCGTCATGA
- a CDS encoding FlgD immunoglobulin-like domain containing protein produces the protein MSTSVQSASSLLSSGSPAASSAQSSTTPVLGEDDFLKLLTQQMQYQDPMDPMNGTEFASQLAQFSSVQELTNINTELGQSITANTVLTQSINNDLAATFIGKDVRATTNAFQYSGSGDMKLGYTLPSAANTVTVSIMDGSGNVVKTIQSAPTGSGDQTFSWDGTDDSGQQLGSGNYTFSVQATDSNGASITASPYIYGTVTGVQFNSSGTAFVVDGTQVPLSDILEIMQE, from the coding sequence ATGTCTACATCAGTGCAATCCGCCAGCTCGTTGTTGTCATCCGGTTCGCCGGCCGCTTCCTCGGCCCAAAGCAGCACAACACCGGTGCTGGGAGAAGATGATTTCCTGAAACTATTGACGCAGCAGATGCAGTATCAGGATCCGATGGATCCGATGAACGGAACGGAGTTCGCCTCACAGCTTGCGCAGTTCAGTTCCGTGCAGGAGTTGACGAACATCAATACCGAGTTAGGGCAGAGCATCACTGCCAATACTGTTCTGACGCAGTCCATTAACAACGACCTTGCTGCGACCTTTATCGGCAAAGATGTGCGCGCGACCACGAATGCGTTCCAGTACAGCGGATCCGGAGATATGAAACTCGGGTATACGCTTCCGTCCGCGGCAAATACGGTCACGGTGAGCATTATGGACGGATCGGGAAACGTCGTAAAGACGATCCAGAGCGCTCCGACCGGCAGCGGCGACCAGACGTTCTCATGGGACGGGACGGACGATTCGGGGCAGCAACTGGGTTCTGGAAATTACACCTTCTCGGTTCAGGCGACGGACAGCAACGGCGCATCGATCACTGCATCGCCGTACATCTATGGAACCGTGACCGGCGTTCAATTCAATTCAAGCGGCACAGCGTTTGTTGTCGATGGAACGCAAGTTCCGCTTTCTGACATTCTTGAAATCATGCAAGAGTAA
- the fliR gene encoding flagellar biosynthetic protein FliR: MEIYVQQFLLFLVIFARITALVVVAPFFGHQGVPVQVKAGLGTLLSFILYPMISQHPAPVDLELLPFFVLVLQEVMVGVLLGFGLGILFSGIQYAGELISFNIGLSVATMFSADENQQSPIISEFVSLFAMLVFLLLNGHHFVLQALRLTYDTVPIGTFAFSKPLADHIVGFGSMMFVVAVKIAAPVMVAEFLTNVGLSIMARVMPQANVFIVSFPLSIGVGLIVLFSSAPFMLFVFKKLLLGFEDNILELVKVL, from the coding sequence ATGGAAATCTACGTCCAACAATTTCTTCTCTTTCTGGTCATCTTCGCGCGGATCACGGCGCTTGTCGTCGTGGCCCCGTTTTTCGGCCACCAGGGCGTTCCCGTTCAGGTGAAAGCCGGCCTCGGCACCCTCTTGTCGTTCATCCTCTATCCCATGATCTCCCAGCATCCGGCTCCCGTGGACCTTGAGCTTCTTCCGTTCTTCGTCCTCGTGCTGCAGGAAGTGATGGTTGGGGTCCTGCTGGGATTCGGGCTCGGCATTCTCTTCTCGGGCATCCAGTATGCCGGCGAGTTGATTTCGTTCAACATCGGGCTTTCCGTCGCGACGATGTTCAGCGCCGATGAGAACCAGCAATCGCCCATTATCAGCGAGTTCGTGTCTCTTTTTGCAATGCTGGTGTTCCTCCTTTTGAACGGACATCATTTTGTTCTCCAGGCGCTCCGTCTGACCTATGACACGGTCCCGATCGGAACGTTCGCATTCAGCAAGCCGCTGGCGGATCATATCGTCGGCTTCGGCTCGATGATGTTTGTCGTTGCCGTAAAGATCGCCGCCCCGGTGATGGTCGCTGAATTCCTCACGAACGTCGGCCTCTCCATCATGGCGCGCGTCATGCCGCAGGCAAACGTATTCATCGTCAGCTTTCCGCTCAGCATCGGCGTCGGATTGATCGTCCTCTTTTCTTCGGCGCCGTTCATGCTCTTTGTTTTTAAGAAGCTGTTGTTGGGGTTTGAAGACAATATTCTCGAACTGGTGAAAGTTCTGTAA
- the fliQ gene encoding flagellar biosynthesis protein FliQ, whose amino-acid sequence MSEEFIVHIFRESFYTMLLVSAPVLLVSLVIGLVISVFQAATSIQEFTLTFVPKLIAVAIVVVLTLPWIIDILVAFTINLYSQIPNLAR is encoded by the coding sequence ATGTCGGAAGAATTTATCGTCCATATTTTTCGCGAATCGTTTTACACCATGCTGCTCGTCTCGGCGCCGGTGCTGCTGGTCTCCCTGGTGATCGGGTTGGTGATCTCGGTCTTTCAAGCAGCAACGTCGATCCAGGAGTTTACGCTGACCTTTGTTCCAAAATTGATCGCCGTCGCCATTGTCGTCGTTCTGACGCTCCCTTGGATCATCGATATTCTTGTGGCGTTTACGATAAACCTGTACAGCCAAATTCCGAATCTGGCCCGCTAA
- a CDS encoding flagellar biosynthetic protein FliO, protein MGWVLLKTLASLAAVLGLMFVLVIVLKKTMGGFQTSKAALISVDLLGHRMLQPKRSIVVVKVLNKIMIIGMTEEGMTMLGEIGDADILHWVDATMAETASGSGGSSAKAGTGVPFVEYLSRNIGILRPRSRRGAAGNLRPEIEGEN, encoded by the coding sequence ATGGGATGGGTTCTTCTAAAAACATTGGCGTCGCTGGCAGCAGTTCTCGGACTGATGTTCGTACTCGTGATCGTGCTGAAAAAAACTATGGGGGGCTTCCAGACATCGAAGGCTGCGCTGATCAGCGTTGACCTGCTTGGCCACCGCATGCTGCAGCCAAAACGTTCGATCGTCGTCGTCAAGGTATTGAATAAGATCATGATCATCGGAATGACCGAAGAGGGAATGACAATGCTTGGCGAGATCGGCGATGCCGATATTCTCCATTGGGTCGATGCAACGATGGCTGAAACCGCCAGTGGATCCGGCGGTTCTTCCGCGAAGGCAGGCACCGGCGTCCCGTTCGTGGAATATCTCAGCCGCAATATCGGGATCCTTCGTCCCAGAAGCCGCCGGGGAGCCGCCGGAAACCTTCGTCCGGAAATTGAGGGAGAAAATTGA
- the fliN gene encoding flagellar motor switch protein FliN, with amino-acid sequence MEELVEKSAAVNPAGEPAANGNVQVETAKFQQFESGVSSAEKEKKMDILLDLSLPVSIELGRTNLAIKDILDLQRGSVVEFEKLASEPVDILINGRKMAEGEVVVIEKHFAIRITSLVEASERVKNLGK; translated from the coding sequence ATGGAAGAACTCGTCGAAAAGTCAGCAGCAGTAAATCCGGCCGGTGAGCCTGCCGCAAACGGCAACGTCCAGGTAGAGACCGCAAAATTTCAGCAGTTCGAATCGGGCGTTTCCAGCGCGGAGAAGGAAAAGAAGATGGATATTCTGCTCGACCTGAGCCTTCCCGTCTCGATTGAACTCGGACGAACGAACCTTGCCATCAAGGATATTCTCGACCTTCAGCGCGGATCCGTCGTCGAGTTTGAGAAATTGGCAAGCGAGCCCGTGGACATCCTGATCAATGGCAGGAAGATGGCTGAAGGTGAAGTCGTTGTCATCGAGAAGCATTTCGCCATCCGTATCACGAGCCTCGTGGAAGCGTCCGAACGGGTAAAAAACCTGGGGAAATAA
- a CDS encoding flagellar FlbD family protein, which yields MIEVTRLQNQKIVVNADLIEFVEVTPDTMISTTTGKKFLVKESADEVIKKVVAYRRRCLIMNLGKKKK from the coding sequence ATGATCGAAGTGACAAGGCTTCAGAATCAAAAAATTGTCGTAAACGCCGACCTTATCGAGTTCGTGGAAGTAACACCCGACACCATGATCTCGACGACCACCGGAAAGAAATTCCTGGTGAAAGAATCTGCGGATGAAGTGATCAAAAAGGTTGTAGCGTATCGCCGCCGGTGTTTGATCATGAATTTGGGGAAGAAGAAAAAGTGA
- the fliP gene encoding flagellar type III secretion system pore protein FliP (The bacterial flagellar biogenesis protein FliP forms a type III secretion system (T3SS)-type pore required for flagellar assembly.), whose protein sequence is MKFPVKNFAMILFLLLMIGSEAAAQQTPLPLPKLSIEVGKATKPEDVSVTLQILLLMTILSLAPAILILTTAFTRIIVVFYFVKQALGTPQMPPAQILVGLAMFLTFFIMAPVWSKVNTAAVQPYLDKKISLNEAYDRGVDPLREFMFKQTREEDLAMFVKMASLQKPNSKNDVPTYVVVPAFAISELRTGFQIGFIIFIPFLIIDIVVSSILMSMGMMMLPPAMISMPFKILLFILVDGWHLVVSSVMASYQ, encoded by the coding sequence ATGAAATTCCCGGTTAAAAATTTTGCGATGATCCTTTTTCTTCTCCTCATGATCGGAAGCGAAGCCGCGGCCCAGCAAACCCCGCTCCCTCTCCCGAAGCTTTCGATCGAGGTCGGCAAAGCGACGAAGCCGGAAGATGTCTCCGTGACCCTTCAGATCCTTCTGCTGATGACGATCTTGTCGCTGGCTCCGGCGATCCTGATCCTCACGACCGCTTTTACGCGCATCATCGTCGTGTTCTATTTCGTCAAACAAGCGCTCGGCACGCCGCAGATGCCCCCGGCTCAGATTCTCGTCGGCCTCGCGATGTTCCTGACATTCTTCATTATGGCCCCCGTGTGGAGCAAGGTCAATACCGCCGCGGTGCAGCCGTACCTCGATAAGAAGATCAGCCTCAACGAAGCGTACGACCGGGGCGTCGATCCGCTTCGTGAGTTCATGTTCAAACAAACGCGCGAAGAAGACCTCGCAATGTTTGTAAAAATGGCCAGCCTCCAAAAACCGAACAGCAAGAACGACGTGCCGACGTACGTCGTCGTTCCGGCGTTTGCGATCAGCGAATTGCGGACCGGGTTTCAGATCGGGTTTATCATTTTCATTCCCTTTCTCATCATCGACATCGTGGTATCGAGCATTCTGATGTCCATGGGAATGATGATGCTGCCGCCGGCGATGATCTCCATGCCGTTCAAGATATTGCTGTTTATCCTGGTGGACGGATGGCATCTCGTGGTCAGCTCGGTCATGGCGAGTTATCAATAA
- a CDS encoding flagellar hook protein FlgE: MAFLRSLFAGVSGLQNNQLMMDVIGNNIANINTIGFKASRATFGEAFAQTLQSATQPENGNGGTNAIQVGLGVAVNTVDTEFTQGTLQSTGVSTDLAIQGNGFFAVSLNGQTHYTRVGTFQLDANGDLVNPGSGAILQGSLASSSGVITPGSALQNLQIDLHEISPAKATTSVKLAGNLDSTATVANADLTGNIDSGTAVGGTVNQTFNVTDDFGTTHAVTLTLTKTAANTWSVATADPSGTIVGGTGTATFDPATGALTAFTPANITIKPTDNAPSISVNITSTGLTQSAGASTFAADLSKEADSTNASITVYDSLGNAHTLSVKFTKTSTSNEWTWSAEAPVPAAIAGGQTGKIDFNADGTLKSFTYDDGSSALKINPNDGASAMAIDLSAGTLNAFGGITQTSGTSTISPQSQDGYASGTLSGVSVDQSGKILGTFTNGTNVTMGQVMLATFNNPNGLTNAGGNMFDASPNSGSATIAPAGGASNSTIVSGSLEESNVDLAQEFTNMITAQRGFQASARVITVADQFLDEVVSLKR; encoded by the coding sequence ATGGCATTTCTTAGATCTCTCTTCGCCGGCGTTTCCGGATTGCAGAACAATCAATTAATGATGGATGTGATCGGGAACAACATCGCCAACATCAACACCATCGGATTCAAAGCAAGCAGGGCAACGTTCGGAGAAGCATTCGCGCAGACGCTCCAAAGCGCGACGCAGCCGGAAAACGGCAATGGAGGAACGAACGCCATCCAGGTCGGTCTCGGGGTTGCAGTGAACACCGTGGACACGGAATTCACCCAGGGCACATTGCAATCGACCGGAGTTTCGACCGACCTTGCAATTCAGGGCAACGGGTTCTTTGCCGTCAGCCTCAACGGCCAGACGCATTACACACGGGTAGGAACATTCCAGCTCGATGCGAACGGTGACCTGGTCAATCCCGGGTCGGGAGCGATCCTGCAGGGATCGCTGGCGTCGTCAAGCGGTGTCATTACTCCTGGCAGCGCACTCCAAAATCTGCAGATCGACTTGCACGAAATTTCCCCCGCAAAAGCGACCACGAGCGTCAAGCTTGCCGGTAATCTTGATTCGACGGCAACGGTGGCCAATGCCGACCTGACGGGCAATATCGACTCCGGAACGGCTGTCGGCGGAACCGTCAACCAGACATTCAACGTGACCGACGATTTCGGAACAACGCATGCCGTGACGCTGACGCTGACGAAGACGGCCGCCAACACCTGGAGCGTGGCAACGGCAGATCCAAGCGGAACGATTGTCGGCGGAACCGGGACAGCGACCTTCGATCCCGCAACCGGCGCATTGACAGCATTTACTCCTGCAAATATTACCATCAAGCCGACAGACAACGCTCCGTCAATTTCTGTCAACATCACCTCTACCGGGTTGACGCAATCCGCCGGTGCAAGTACTTTCGCGGCGGACCTCTCGAAAGAAGCTGATTCGACGAATGCCTCGATCACCGTGTACGATTCGTTGGGAAACGCGCACACGCTTTCGGTGAAGTTCACAAAAACGTCCACATCGAACGAGTGGACGTGGTCGGCCGAGGCGCCGGTTCCAGCGGCGATCGCCGGCGGACAAACCGGAAAGATCGACTTTAATGCGGACGGCACGCTGAAATCGTTCACTTACGACGACGGCTCATCCGCCCTCAAAATCAACCCGAACGATGGTGCTTCGGCCATGGCGATCGACTTGAGCGCGGGGACACTGAACGCGTTCGGCGGCATAACGCAGACCAGCGGAACGTCGACGATCTCTCCGCAGTCGCAGGACGGCTATGCCTCCGGCACGCTGAGCGGGGTTTCGGTCGACCAAAGCGGAAAGATCCTTGGCACGTTTACCAACGGCACCAACGTCACGATGGGGCAGGTGATGCTTGCAACGTTCAACAACCCGAACGGGCTGACGAACGCGGGGGGCAACATGTTCGATGCCTCCCCGAACTCCGGCTCGGCGACCATCGCTCCGGCCGGCGGCGCTTCCAACTCGACGATCGTTTCCGGCTCTCTTGAGGAATCGAATGTCGACCTTGCGCAGGAATTCACCAACATGATCACGGCGCAGCGCGGATTCCAGGCCAGCGCACGCGTGATTACAGTGGCGGACCAGTTCCTCGATGAAGTTGTCAGCTTGAAGAGGTAA
- the fliM gene encoding flagellar motor switch protein FliM, with product MAEILSQQEIDSLLSGIPIDEPKSAPVPAPGAKTEREAVTFDFRLPHRLSKNQLRTLQAVHENFSESFASYLLARLQTTVSVVVTSVDQLFYSEYVLSIPSPSCLYIFRISDTDAFALLEFSPQLVMAMVSRLLGGSTDGDKRARQVTKIEQSLIKGIAQRALVDLQKSWKTIADLNFKIDRYESEGDFAQIAPTSEIVLVVSFEVSFGDQKFLMGLCFPTFALEEELAKLNVQHFNALPGAKSQANWSGQILKNIGTTAIETIGVLGSTTITLRDLLELEAGDILKTNLPISGEVQITIGNRPRLWGRPGVSNGRTAIKVTRTELESNQGA from the coding sequence GTGGCAGAGATCCTCTCGCAGCAGGAGATAGACAGCCTTTTGTCAGGCATCCCGATCGACGAGCCGAAGAGCGCACCGGTTCCCGCGCCGGGAGCAAAGACGGAGCGCGAGGCGGTGACGTTCGATTTTCGCCTTCCCCACAGGCTTTCGAAGAACCAGCTGCGGACACTCCAGGCCGTGCATGAGAATTTCAGTGAATCGTTCGCATCGTATCTCCTTGCGCGCCTGCAAACGACCGTCAGCGTTGTCGTGACGTCCGTGGACCAGCTGTTTTACTCCGAGTACGTGCTGTCGATACCGAGCCCGAGCTGCTTGTACATCTTCCGCATTTCCGACACGGATGCGTTCGCCCTGCTGGAGTTCAGCCCGCAGCTGGTGATGGCGATGGTATCGCGGCTGCTCGGGGGATCAACAGACGGAGATAAGCGGGCGCGCCAGGTCACGAAGATCGAACAGAGCTTGATCAAAGGCATCGCGCAGCGCGCCCTTGTCGATCTGCAAAAATCATGGAAGACCATCGCCGACCTCAATTTCAAGATCGACCGGTACGAAAGCGAGGGCGATTTTGCACAAATCGCCCCGACCAGCGAGATCGTCCTTGTCGTCTCGTTTGAGGTGAGCTTCGGCGATCAGAAGTTTTTAATGGGACTTTGCTTCCCGACATTTGCGCTCGAAGAAGAACTGGCCAAGCTGAACGTGCAGCATTTCAACGCGCTGCCGGGGGCAAAGAGCCAGGCGAATTGGTCGGGGCAGATCCTTAAGAATATCGGCACGACGGCAATCGAGACGATCGGCGTCCTCGGATCGACGACCATCACGCTTCGCGATCTTTTGGAGCTTGAAGCCGGAGATATTCTCAAGACCAACCTGCCGATCAGCGGCGAAGTGCAGATCACGATCGGAAACAGGCCGAGGTTGTGGGGGCGTCCCGGAGTCTCGAACGGCAGAACCGCGATCAAAGTGACGCGAACAGAACTTGAAAGCAATCAAGGAGCATAA
- a CDS encoding flagellar basal body-associated FliL family protein: MAKEFTPQNQPAAQNAAPAPAPSPSFFSKKTLMIGIPIFVVQLAIVYFLMVKFIAAPPHADAAAQKTEEEAQKGETATQNIFLIKDVIINPAGTNGTRFLLTTVGIEVSTPEAQQELEKKEVQVRDLLNSILTSKGLNELVNIDQRELLRGEISKKVGELLKAGKLRNVYFSKFIIQ; this comes from the coding sequence ATGGCTAAAGAATTTACTCCCCAAAATCAACCGGCAGCTCAGAACGCAGCGCCGGCGCCAGCGCCATCCCCCTCTTTCTTCTCAAAAAAGACCCTTATGATCGGGATCCCGATCTTTGTCGTGCAATTGGCCATTGTCTATTTCCTCATGGTGAAATTCATCGCAGCGCCGCCTCATGCCGACGCGGCTGCGCAGAAAACGGAAGAAGAGGCGCAAAAAGGGGAAACCGCGACGCAGAATATTTTTCTTATCAAAGATGTGATCATCAATCCGGCGGGAACCAACGGAACGCGTTTCCTTCTGACGACCGTCGGCATCGAAGTCTCCACACCGGAGGCGCAGCAGGAACTTGAAAAAAAGGAGGTCCAGGTACGGGATCTTCTCAATTCGATATTGACGAGCAAAGGATTGAATGAATTGGTCAACATCGATCAGCGTGAACTTCTTCGGGGAGAGATCTCGAAAAAGGTCGGTGAGCTTCTCAAGGCGGGCAAGCTCCGGAACGTCTATTTCAGCAAGTTCATCATCCAATAA